One stretch of Gouania willdenowi chromosome 16, fGouWil2.1, whole genome shotgun sequence DNA includes these proteins:
- the scxa gene encoding basic helix-loop-helix transcription factor scleraxis, which produces MTFAMLRTVPPAGHFLYGDIALLSEDDDENGSEGSGSEERNTNSSNSSAFRLSSSSTSAFHIKVNRKRKLCGGVGGGAMDVAAMMGRLGAPGSPPPFEGRQRTAANARERDRTNSVNTAFTALRTLIPTEPADRKLSKIETLRLASSYISHLGNVLLLGEGLHDGQPCHAPSPPFFHVSSSPTQGSDQSAQPKHICTFCLSNQRKMNKDRDRKTAIRS; this is translated from the exons atgacatttgCCATGCTGCGCACGGTGCCTCCTGCAGGTCACTTCTTGTATGGCGACATCGCCCTGCTCTCCGAAGATGATGATGAGAATGGCAGCGAGGGGTCGGGCTCTGAGGAGCGGAATACCAACTCCTCCAACTCCTCCGCCTTCCGCCTGTCCTCCTCATCCACGTCTGCCTTTCACATCAAGGTGAACAGGAAGAGGAAGCTGTGCGGGGGCGTCGGCGGTGGAGCGATGGACGTAGCTGCCATGATGGGGAGGCTGGGGGCTCCGGGCTCACCTCCTCCTTTTGAAGGCCGTCAAAGAACCGCAGCCAATGCGCGGGAGCGAGATCGCACCAATTCTGTCAACACGGCATTCACAGCACTGCGTACGCTCATCCCCACTGAGCCAGCGGACAG GAAGTTGTCCAAGATTGAGACGCTACGTTTGGCCAGCAGCTACATCAGCCATCTAGGAAACGTGTTGCTTCTAGGTGAAGGCCTTCACGACGGACAGCCGTGTCACGCTCCATCGCCACCGTTTTTCCACGTCAGCTCCTCCCCCACCCAAGGGTCGGACCAATCAGCCCAGCCGAAACACATCTGTACTTTCTGCCTCAGCAACCAGAGAAAAATG